The Myxococcales bacterium DNA window GAGTTCAGGCGGACCGGATCTGCCTGCCCCCATGCAAGGCGTGGGCGCTCGGGACTCGGGCGTATGTTGGCTATCGCGATGGAGGCGGTGGCCCGGCCGGTCTTGGGTGGACGCTGCCTATTGGGATAGAGGCCGAGAGCGCCGCCGGCTCGGAGCTCGTCCGCTCGTCCGCCAAGCACGTCGCGTTGAAGGCCTTCCAAGTTGGGTCCACGCCGCGCGTGCGAGGGAGGCTTTCGACGTGACACGATCATCGGGAGGGAGGTCGACGTCGCGAACCGGATCCTCGTCGCCCCACGCGAGGGAGGTCGACGCTGCCCGTCGCAGACTCCCGCCGCGTCGGGCGAGCGAGGGACTCTCGACAAACAGCCGAACGTTCGCGTTCAGCTGGGGGCCGAGCGAGCACGCGATAGCGGGCGAGCTTCGTAGACCCTCAGCTGCAACGCTCCGTTCGGGTCGACTTCGCCCCCTCCGTACAGGGCCATTCGTCGCGCTCCCAGGTTCGCGTTCCACGCCGAAGCGCGCTCCCAAGCGCTCCGGGCTCGGCGCCTCGCCGCCTCAAGGCACACCGCCATGACGATGCCCCGAGAGAGGGGCCGACGCACCAGTTTACCAGTCCCCCCTCTGTGCCAACGTTCGTGAGAAGGCCACCCCCACCGAGATTAGTGTACGAACCCCGCAGGGCGAGACTGGCATGACCCATGACGAACGTGATGTCGTTACCGGCGATGAAGTCCGGGACGGAAGTGAGCGAGAAGGCGAAGCGGCGCCGGTATAGCGCCGAGTTCAAAGCGCGGATCCTGCGCGAGGCCGAGGCCTGCACGGCGCCGGGAGAGCTCGGCGCGATGCTGCGGCGGGAGGGGCTGTACTCGTCGCACCTGGCCGCGTGGAGGGCGCAGGCCAAGAGCGGGCAGACCACTGGGCTGGAGCCGAAGCGGCGCGGGCCGACGGCGCGGGTGGTGGATGCGCGCGACAAGCAGATCGTCGAGCTGCAGCGAGAGGTCACGAAGGCGACGCGGAGGGCGGAGCGGGCCGAGGCGTTGGTAGAGCTCCAAAAAAAACTCTTACAGCTGCTGGGGATCGCGTTGCCCGGACCGGAGGAGACGTGATGAGCGCGGTGCTCGGTGTGGCGCCCCACCACGGCGTGCTCGCTGAGCGCAAGCAGGAGACTTGATGGGCCGCGTGTCACGAAGAGTGAGGTTCGGCGGTCGAGCGGGGACACCCGGCCCCACCGCGACGGCGGGGCCGTGGCGGTGGAGCGACGGTGCGCCTGTTCAGAAGTGGCTGAGGTGTCGGGTGCTCGTACGCGGGGGGAGGTGGCCCACGAGGTCGGCGTGGTAGTCGACATAGCGGGCAGCGTCGCGGCGCAGGCGATGAAGCGAGCGGAGCAGGGCGAGGGCTCGCTGCTGCGAGGGGGCCTCGCCGGGTAGGCGGCCGAGGGACGCGGGGTGAGCGGCGCGGACGGCGGCGTCCGCGAGGTCGAGGACCACGAGCAGCGCTGCGACGGAGACGAGGTCCGGGAAGCGGCGCCGCGCCTCGAGGAGGTCTGGGCTCACTTTCGCCTCGCGACGCGAGCGGTGGGCTGGGGCGCGACGACCTCGAAGAAGAGCTTCTCGTCGATCCTCGGGGCCTCGCGCTCCGCGGCGGCGCTGAGCAACTCGTAGCCGATGTTCGCGAGGACGCGGTAGTTGCCGGCGGCGTGTTCGGCCATGACGGTCCGCACCTCCGTAGACATCAACTGGGGGCGCCAGCGACGTCGAGGACGTGATCGAGACAGGCGACGAGCTCGTCGCGCGCTGCGGGCTCGAGCTTGAGCCTTCGGCGGATGCGGGTACCGAGAGGCAGCAAGTCGGCCGACCGGAAGCGCTCGGGGAGCCGGGCGTCGCCGACGAAGACGACGGTCAGCAGCGACTGGGCGTCGAGATCTTTGCTGACGAGCAGGCGCAGCTCGGTGAGGACGTTGCCCAACATCTCCTGCGCCTCGTCCACGATGAGGACGGGCCGGAGCATCGTCGAGGAGAGATGCTCACTCCAGCGAGCGCGGAGCGACTTGAAGCCAGCCCAGTTGTTGTGGGTCTTGAGCGGCACCTCGAAGAGGCTGCTGAGCTCGCGGTAGAAGTCGGAGGCGCGACCGACGGGCCGCTCGACGATGCCCACGAGCAGGTC harbors:
- a CDS encoding transposase, whose translation is MTNVMSLPAMKSGTEVSEKAKRRRYSAEFKARILREAEACTAPGELGAMLRREGLYSSHLAAWRAQAKSGQTTGLEPKRRGPTARVVDARDKQIVELQREVTKATRRAERAEALVELQKKLLQLLGIALPGPEET